One Vibrio penaeicida DNA segment encodes these proteins:
- a CDS encoding penicillin-binding transpeptidase domain-containing protein, whose protein sequence is MSKSKTTSNTRKQPEKETPILIRWRFAVVLGFVVCVMGALLARLAYIQVVEPDNLIRQGDLRSVRVKALPSARGIISDRNGEQLAVSVPVEAVWADPVTIFKESGLEPIERWYALADVLGMDRQKLITRINKNKSRRFIYLQRQVSPAMANYIRELKLAGVGLKQESRRYYPSGEVSAHLIGVTGIDGHGLEGIERSYDKWLMGEAGKRTIRKDRFGRVVENISLEEREEGQPLQLTVDQRLQSIAYRAMKQAVADHNATSASAVLLDVKTGEVLAMVNAPSYNPNNRSQRQSFRMRNRTITDAFEPGSTVKPFVVLAALENGVADENTEIDTGNGILQIGGSRVRDVSKVGKADLTTILKKSSNIGVTKLALAMPLEALLGMYSSVGFGEVSGLNLVGETTGIFPSRRRWSKFEIATLSFGYGLSVSPIQLAHAYATLGNYGMYRPLHIVKNNKHDISKQVIDEHNVKLVLNMMEKVTQKGGSATRAAVPGYRIAAKTGTSRKATAGGYSDEYFAYTAGIAPVSDPRLALVVVVNEPQGDQYYGGTVAAPVFSEIMKGALQILNVAPDENQFSE, encoded by the coding sequence ATGAGTAAGTCTAAAACCACTTCTAACACAAGAAAACAACCCGAAAAAGAAACGCCAATTCTTATCCGTTGGCGTTTTGCTGTTGTACTTGGGTTCGTTGTGTGTGTTATGGGGGCATTATTAGCGCGGTTGGCTTACATTCAGGTCGTTGAGCCAGATAATCTAATTAGACAGGGTGATTTACGCTCTGTTCGTGTCAAGGCGCTACCTTCTGCTCGGGGGATTATTTCTGATCGGAACGGGGAGCAACTTGCTGTCTCCGTACCCGTTGAAGCCGTTTGGGCAGATCCAGTCACCATATTTAAAGAGTCCGGACTAGAGCCGATAGAGCGCTGGTATGCATTGGCCGACGTACTTGGAATGGACCGCCAAAAACTTATTACGCGCATCAATAAGAATAAATCGCGCCGTTTTATCTATCTTCAACGCCAAGTCAGCCCTGCCATGGCAAATTATATTCGAGAATTAAAGCTAGCGGGTGTAGGGCTAAAGCAAGAATCTCGACGTTATTACCCCTCTGGTGAAGTTAGTGCTCACTTGATTGGTGTGACTGGAATCGATGGACATGGGCTTGAAGGCATAGAGCGTTCGTACGACAAATGGCTCATGGGTGAGGCAGGCAAACGCACCATTCGAAAAGATCGCTTTGGGCGGGTTGTCGAAAATATCTCGCTCGAAGAAAGAGAAGAAGGGCAACCACTTCAACTTACTGTGGACCAAAGATTGCAATCCATCGCGTACCGAGCGATGAAACAGGCGGTGGCCGATCACAACGCGACTTCGGCTTCAGCGGTGCTTCTCGATGTTAAAACTGGCGAAGTGTTGGCGATGGTTAATGCGCCATCTTACAACCCAAACAATCGTTCTCAACGACAAAGTTTTCGCATGAGAAACCGCACCATTACAGATGCATTCGAGCCGGGTTCGACAGTGAAACCTTTCGTCGTATTGGCCGCTCTAGAAAATGGTGTGGCTGATGAAAATACAGAAATTGATACGGGTAATGGCATTTTACAAATTGGCGGAAGCCGAGTAAGAGATGTCTCTAAGGTCGGGAAAGCCGATCTCACCACCATATTAAAAAAATCGAGTAATATCGGCGTCACTAAGTTAGCGCTCGCTATGCCGCTGGAAGCATTGCTGGGAATGTACAGCTCTGTAGGGTTTGGCGAAGTCAGTGGTTTGAACCTTGTCGGCGAAACAACCGGTATATTTCCATCGCGACGTCGTTGGTCTAAGTTTGAAATCGCAACGCTATCATTTGGTTATGGACTATCGGTTTCACCAATTCAACTAGCGCATGCTTACGCGACATTAGGTAATTATGGGATGTATCGACCTTTGCATATTGTGAAAAACAATAAGCACGATATTTCAAAACAAGTGATCGATGAGCATAACGTAAAGTTAGTTCTGAATATGATGGAGAAGGTAACCCAAAAAGGGGGCAGTGCCACGCGTGCTGCCGTTCCGGGTTATCGGATTGCCGCCAAAACGGGGACATCCCGTAAAGCAACGGCTGGTGGTTATAGTGACGAATATTTTGCTTATACGGCAGGCATTGCACCAGTAAGCGATCCAAGGTTGGCATTAGTTGTGGTCGTGAATGAACCGCAAGGTGACCAGTATTACGGAGGCACCGTTGCTGCACCTGTTTTTTCTGAAATTATGAAAGGTGCGCTGCAAATTCTCAATGTCGCACCGGATGAAAATCAGTTTTCGGAATAA
- a CDS encoding YraN family protein: MRLFNRRALGERYESFASKFLAGKGLKPIESNFNTKVGELDLIMKDQSTVVFVEVKYRKQSHYGHAAEMVTPAKQRKLIKAAMIWLSKNNLSPYDTDFRFDVVAIHDEGRQVEWIKNAITQG, encoded by the coding sequence ATGAGGCTATTTAACCGTAGAGCGTTAGGCGAACGATACGAATCCTTTGCCAGTAAGTTTCTTGCTGGTAAAGGGTTAAAACCGATTGAGTCTAATTTTAATACCAAAGTTGGTGAATTAGATTTGATAATGAAAGACCAAAGCACGGTTGTGTTTGTCGAGGTAAAGTATCGTAAACAAAGCCACTATGGGCACGCAGCGGAAATGGTAACACCAGCAAAACAGCGAAAGCTGATTAAAGCCGCTATGATATGGCTAAGCAAGAACAACTTATCTCCTTACGATACCGACTTCCGGTTTGACGTCGTCGCCATTCATGATGAAGGTCGTCAAGTTGAGTGGATAAAGAACGCAATAACTCAAGGATAA
- the ftsL gene encoding cell division protein FtsL, protein MPSAKDASPNLAKLIFIDIVTVGRVPATLLLLAFASAMWVVHTTHDTRAAIHQRDSELVERDRLDNEWRNLILEENALAEHSRVQEMAQKELDMKRPDADKEVIVSFQ, encoded by the coding sequence ATGCCGAGTGCCAAGGACGCTTCCCCGAATCTCGCCAAGCTCATCTTTATCGACATTGTTACCGTCGGAAGAGTGCCTGCGACCCTATTATTATTAGCGTTTGCCTCAGCGATGTGGGTTGTGCATACCACGCACGATACGAGAGCTGCCATTCACCAACGTGATAGCGAACTGGTTGAGAGGGATCGTTTAGATAACGAATGGCGCAACTTAATACTGGAAGAGAATGCGTTGGCAGAGCACAGTCGTGTGCAAGAAATGGCGCAGAAAGAGTTAGACATGAAGCGTCCTGATGCCGACAAAGAGGTCATAGTTTCTTTCCAATGA
- the rsmI gene encoding 16S rRNA (cytidine(1402)-2'-O)-methyltransferase → MTDNNSSPSEVSTLYIVPTPIGNLGDITQRAIEVLSNVDLIAAEDTRHTGKLLSHFNISTKTFALHDHNEQQKAQVLVERLQQGLSIALVSDAGTPLISDPGYHLVNQCRQAGVKVVPLPGACAVVTALSAAGLPSDRFSFEGFLPPKSKGRKDKFLEIAKAERTCIFYESPHRIMDSLNDMLEILGADREVVLARELTKTYETIQGMPLGELIPWIEENDNRKKGEMVLLIHGHREQATEEIPDEVTRTLSILTKELPLKKAAAMTAEIYNLKKNALYKWGLEHLD, encoded by the coding sequence ATGACAGACAACAATTCTTCCCCGTCTGAGGTCTCAACTCTCTATATTGTTCCCACCCCAATCGGAAATTTGGGAGATATTACGCAGCGAGCCATAGAAGTTTTATCCAACGTGGATCTTATTGCCGCTGAAGATACCCGACACACAGGCAAGTTACTTTCCCACTTCAATATATCGACGAAAACATTCGCTCTGCATGATCACAATGAACAACAAAAAGCGCAAGTACTGGTTGAGAGGTTACAACAAGGGCTTTCTATTGCTCTGGTTTCCGATGCTGGAACGCCATTAATCAGTGATCCAGGGTATCACCTAGTGAATCAATGTCGTCAGGCCGGTGTCAAAGTTGTGCCATTACCTGGTGCCTGTGCTGTGGTGACAGCATTGAGCGCTGCAGGGCTGCCTTCCGATCGATTCAGTTTTGAAGGTTTTCTTCCTCCTAAGAGTAAAGGTCGAAAAGATAAGTTCCTTGAAATTGCCAAAGCTGAGCGTACCTGTATTTTTTATGAGTCGCCGCACCGTATCATGGACTCTCTCAACGACATGCTTGAGATCCTTGGTGCTGATAGAGAAGTGGTTCTAGCCCGCGAGCTGACCAAAACATATGAAACCATTCAGGGGATGCCGTTAGGCGAACTTATTCCTTGGATTGAAGAAAATGACAACCGTAAAAAAGGTGAAATGGTGTTGCTCATACACGGTCACCGAGAGCAAGCCACAGAAGAAATACCTGATGAGGTGACTCGTACTTTGAGTATTTTAACCAAAGAGTTACCACTCAAAAAAGCGGCAGCAATGACGGCAGAAATATACAACCTCAAAAAAAATGCTTTGTATAAATGGGGATTGGAGCATTTAGATTAA
- the sspB gene encoding ClpXP protease specificity-enhancing factor, producing the protein MDIEKMTPRRPYLVRAFYEWLVDNDLTPHLVVDATLSGVRVPKEFIQDGQIILNIAPRAVGNLEMSNDAITFNARFGGKPHSVIAPLYAVHAIYARENGAGTMFEPEDGYADAEEGIVEEDSEDIGFDVVDSIAESKQVESPSDNTPPERPKGRPSLRVVK; encoded by the coding sequence ATGGATATAGAGAAAATGACACCGCGCCGTCCTTATTTAGTACGCGCGTTTTATGAGTGGTTGGTTGATAACGACTTAACCCCGCATTTGGTTGTTGATGCAACATTGTCTGGTGTACGAGTTCCTAAAGAGTTTATTCAGGATGGTCAAATCATTTTGAATATTGCCCCGCGCGCGGTAGGTAACTTGGAAATGAGTAACGATGCGATTACTTTCAACGCCCGATTTGGCGGTAAACCTCATTCTGTCATCGCACCCCTTTACGCTGTGCATGCGATATATGCTCGTGAAAATGGTGCCGGAACTATGTTTGAACCTGAAGACGGTTACGCAGACGCAGAGGAAGGCATTGTTGAGGAAGACTCTGAAGATATCGGATTTGATGTTGTTGACAGCATTGCGGAATCCAAACAAGTCGAGTCTCCATCAGATAATACTCCACCTGAGAGACCGAAAGGTCGCCCTAGTTTAAGGGTTGTCAAATAG
- a CDS encoding penicillin-binding protein activator, with protein MAMKHQNKFSVPRLLTPIALAVTLAACSTTSQTPVNIDVTQDPTQSAQAYVMQADSAKGGTQNDLLIMALKAALQENDLVRADHLVKRLSKQALSPVQMAEWQISRAQLLFRTGEIQSALKQLNYQSWWELNNAQWSEYHEFRAQLFELLSDHLNASREYIAANQYSFEDAQVRNHQNIWLNLSTYSEYDITSLQAEDGESELQGWLQLAVYMKTISGNPAQLKSTLETWFEANPEHPANIYTPADVQAILALEIIKPTNTGLVLPLSGKYGKQGQLVRDGFIHAMMDDFNREDMATLTVLDSAALSTDEIQQELEKRHVDFVVGPLVKDKVEVLQQSTQLPMLALNIPDAKLPETRVCYFTLSPEQEVAQAAKYLFANGFQYPLILAPVGGFGERVTQAFKSEWEKYSKNPAAFSYFGNKSQLQKNINSVFGLADSQARIAQLNRLINIQTESQPRSRRDIDAVYVVAKSSELTLIKPFIEVAINPDTTPPKLFSNSRSNSGKKRQYEDLSGVVYSDIPMLIEQNSTLKAQLEENWPKSGNVEKRLHALGMDAYKLILELPQMKVMPEYSVKGQTGTLTINNECVVQREVSWAEHEAI; from the coding sequence ATGGCTATGAAGCACCAGAATAAATTTAGTGTACCACGCCTTCTGACCCCTATCGCCTTGGCAGTAACTTTAGCGGCGTGTTCGACTACTTCACAAACACCTGTGAATATTGACGTTACACAAGATCCAACGCAAAGTGCACAGGCCTATGTCATGCAAGCCGACAGTGCGAAAGGTGGCACCCAAAATGATCTTCTGATCATGGCGTTAAAAGCGGCTTTGCAAGAAAACGATTTGGTCAGAGCCGATCATTTAGTAAAACGTCTATCTAAGCAAGCTTTATCACCTGTGCAAATGGCTGAATGGCAAATTTCGCGCGCGCAATTGCTCTTCCGTACAGGTGAAATTCAATCCGCTCTGAAACAGCTGAATTATCAGTCTTGGTGGGAGCTAAATAATGCTCAGTGGAGTGAATATCATGAATTTCGTGCGCAGTTGTTTGAGTTGCTATCGGATCACCTAAACGCCAGCCGAGAATATATTGCTGCTAATCAGTATTCGTTTGAAGATGCGCAAGTGCGAAATCATCAGAATATTTGGCTCAATCTGAGTACGTACTCTGAGTACGATATTACATCTTTGCAAGCGGAGGATGGGGAATCCGAATTACAAGGCTGGCTTCAACTCGCCGTCTACATGAAAACCATTTCAGGTAACCCTGCTCAGCTCAAAAGTACATTAGAAACTTGGTTTGAAGCCAATCCAGAGCACCCAGCGAACATTTATACTCCTGCTGATGTCCAAGCCATTCTTGCCCTAGAAATCATTAAGCCTACAAATACTGGGCTGGTATTACCTCTCAGTGGAAAATATGGAAAGCAAGGTCAGTTGGTTCGTGATGGTTTCATTCATGCCATGATGGATGATTTTAATCGAGAAGACATGGCGACGTTGACGGTTCTTGATTCCGCTGCGCTTTCAACCGATGAAATTCAGCAAGAGCTTGAAAAACGTCATGTGGATTTTGTTGTGGGTCCATTGGTAAAAGACAAAGTGGAAGTGCTTCAACAATCTACACAACTTCCCATGCTTGCACTCAACATCCCAGATGCAAAGCTACCTGAAACTCGTGTGTGTTATTTCACGCTCTCTCCTGAACAAGAGGTTGCTCAAGCCGCGAAATATCTATTTGCAAACGGGTTCCAATATCCACTGATTCTTGCTCCTGTAGGAGGCTTTGGTGAGCGAGTCACTCAAGCATTCAAGTCAGAATGGGAAAAATACAGTAAGAACCCAGCAGCGTTCAGCTATTTCGGTAACAAGTCCCAGCTTCAAAAGAACATCAACTCAGTCTTTGGTCTAGCAGACAGTCAAGCGCGCATAGCCCAACTTAACCGCCTAATCAACATTCAAACAGAGTCTCAACCTCGCAGCCGTCGCGATATTGATGCGGTCTATGTTGTGGCTAAAAGTTCCGAGCTGACCCTCATTAAACCTTTCATTGAAGTGGCCATCAATCCAGACACAACGCCTCCTAAGCTGTTTTCAAACTCGCGGAGTAATAGTGGGAAAAAGCGTCAGTATGAAGACTTAAGTGGTGTGGTTTACAGTGACATTCCGATGCTGATTGAGCAAAACTCCACTTTAAAGGCGCAACTTGAAGAAAACTGGCCGAAAAGTGGTAATGTAGAAAAACGCCTACATGCGCTTGGAATGGATGCATACAAGCTCATCTTAGAGTTGCCACAAATGAAAGTTATGCCAGAATACTCAGTTAAAGGGCAAACTGGCACTCTAACCATTAATAACGAGTGTGTGGTTCAGCGCGAAGTTAGCTGGGCTGAGCATGAGGCTATTTAA
- a CDS encoding phosphoheptose isomerase — protein sequence MLDSIKESFTESIQIQIAAAEALPDHIMHAAQAMVTSLLNGNKILCCGNGGSASNAQQFVSCLLNRFETERPSLPAMALTADNTTLTAVANDYHYQEIFSKQVRAFGQTGDILLAISTSGNSKNIIKAMEAAVTRDMTIIAFTGKDGGEMAGLLGESDVEIRIPSHRTARIHEVHMVTLHCLCDLIDQVLFPSHDE from the coding sequence ATGCTAGACAGCATTAAAGAAAGCTTTACAGAAAGTATTCAAATTCAAATTGCTGCGGCCGAAGCGCTGCCTGATCACATTATGCATGCCGCGCAGGCAATGGTGACCAGTTTACTTAATGGCAATAAAATTCTTTGTTGTGGTAATGGCGGGTCAGCCTCGAACGCTCAACAATTTGTTTCTTGCCTTCTCAATCGTTTTGAGACTGAAAGACCGAGCCTTCCAGCAATGGCACTTACGGCGGATAATACAACTCTAACTGCTGTCGCCAACGATTATCACTACCAAGAAATTTTTTCCAAACAGGTACGGGCATTTGGGCAAACAGGCGATATTCTTCTCGCTATATCAACGAGCGGAAATAGCAAAAACATCATCAAAGCAATGGAAGCCGCTGTAACCCGTGATATGACCATCATCGCATTCACAGGTAAAGATGGCGGCGAGATGGCCGGGTTATTAGGTGAGTCGGACGTCGAAATTCGCATCCCATCTCATCGTACTGCCCGTATCCATGAAGTTCACATGGTAACCCTACATTGTCTGTGCGACCTTATCGACCAAGTCCTCTTCCCTTCGCATGACGAGTAG
- a CDS encoding BON domain-containing protein: MKKWFLVAACSLSLTGCAGLLVAGAATTANIVSDTRTTQEQWQDSQLEFEVAGIGNKAPYTGHVKATATAFRGKVILIGQAVTHDYKEQFGVRVSETKGVSSVSNQLRVRPLLDLQTITHDSWITTKVKASLIANENLTTVKIKVITEDGEVFLLGYVTPEQADIATDITRNISGVKQVIRAFEIAEQT; this comes from the coding sequence ATGAAAAAATGGTTTTTAGTCGCAGCTTGCAGTTTAAGCCTTACAGGTTGTGCTGGATTGTTGGTGGCTGGCGCAGCAACCACTGCCAATATCGTTTCAGATACGCGCACAACTCAAGAGCAATGGCAAGATAGCCAATTGGAATTTGAGGTAGCCGGAATTGGAAACAAAGCCCCTTATACTGGACACGTAAAGGCAACTGCAACGGCCTTTCGCGGTAAGGTTATTCTAATCGGTCAAGCTGTCACTCATGACTACAAAGAGCAATTCGGCGTGAGAGTATCAGAAACTAAAGGGGTAAGTAGCGTATCGAATCAATTACGTGTTCGCCCGCTGCTTGATTTGCAAACTATTACGCACGACAGCTGGATTACCACTAAAGTCAAAGCCAGTTTGATTGCGAACGAAAATCTGACCACAGTAAAAATCAAAGTCATCACTGAAGATGGTGAAGTTTTTTTACTTGGGTATGTTACTCCTGAGCAAGCAGATATCGCGACTGACATTACGCGCAATATTTCCGGTGTGAAACAAGTTATTCGAGCCTTTGAAATAGCCGAGCAAACTTAG
- the murE gene encoding UDP-N-acetylmuramoyl-L-alanyl-D-glutamate--2,6-diaminopimelate ligase — translation MHNLASLIRPWTDANIPEEFNVRITQLVLDSRKVQPGDTFVALSGHAVNGHDFIPAAVNSGAVAVIAQATEEHPHGSYEEQSGTLIVYLSDLNMILSAIALRAYGDIDTKLIGVTGTNGKTTITQIIAQWIELVGQKAAVMGTAGNGFLHDIKPALNTTGSAIEVVETLSNLRQQGAEHAAIEVSSHGLIQGRVKALTFSVGVFTNLSRDHLDYHETMKSYADAKFTLFRDHDCRKAVINVDDSVGAQWVQQLSSPLAVSLESNPNTEKSLYATEVKYSTKGIELSFDGNWGAGKLSVPLIGAFNASNILLAFGSLLELGFEKEVLIEAAPRLSPVIGRMELFQRSGKAKVVVDYAHTPDALEKALSALRVHCEGKLWAIFGCGGDRDIGKRPMMADIAERLADHAILTDDNPRSESPEIIVKHMLGGMKQPDRVVIKHDRFDACSYALRNASENDIILLAGKGHEDYQVLADKTVHYSDRETAEQLLGIMG, via the coding sequence GTGCATAATTTAGCTTCTCTGATTCGTCCATGGACAGATGCAAATATTCCTGAAGAATTTAACGTTCGTATTACTCAGTTAGTATTGGATAGTCGAAAAGTACAGCCAGGTGACACATTTGTGGCGCTTTCAGGCCATGCGGTTAATGGTCATGATTTCATTCCTGCGGCTGTTAACAGCGGAGCTGTGGCAGTAATTGCTCAGGCAACCGAAGAGCACCCACATGGTAGCTATGAAGAGCAAAGCGGTACGCTGATCGTTTATCTAAGCGATTTGAATATGATCTTATCGGCAATTGCTTTGCGAGCATATGGTGACATAGATACCAAGCTTATTGGTGTCACTGGGACCAATGGAAAAACTACTATTACGCAAATCATCGCTCAATGGATAGAACTGGTTGGTCAAAAAGCCGCAGTAATGGGCACGGCCGGTAATGGCTTTCTCCACGATATTAAACCTGCGTTAAACACAACTGGCAGTGCAATTGAAGTGGTTGAAACCTTATCTAACCTAAGACAGCAAGGTGCAGAGCATGCGGCTATTGAAGTCTCTTCTCATGGTTTGATTCAAGGAAGAGTGAAGGCCCTGACTTTTTCTGTAGGCGTATTTACTAACCTGAGTCGTGATCATCTTGACTACCATGAAACCATGAAGTCCTACGCTGATGCGAAATTTACTTTGTTCCGAGACCATGACTGCCGCAAAGCCGTGATAAATGTCGATGATTCGGTCGGGGCGCAATGGGTCCAACAGCTATCGTCGCCTTTGGCGGTGTCTTTAGAGTCAAATCCAAATACAGAAAAGTCTCTATATGCCACAGAGGTGAAATACAGCACTAAAGGTATTGAGCTCTCATTTGACGGTAATTGGGGGGCTGGCAAGCTTTCCGTTCCTCTGATTGGTGCTTTTAATGCAAGTAACATATTACTTGCGTTTGGTTCTTTGTTGGAATTGGGCTTTGAAAAAGAAGTGTTAATAGAAGCCGCACCTAGGCTTTCCCCTGTTATTGGCCGTATGGAGCTCTTCCAGCGTAGCGGCAAAGCCAAAGTTGTCGTGGACTATGCACATACACCCGATGCATTAGAAAAAGCGTTATCAGCGTTACGTGTCCATTGTGAAGGGAAGCTATGGGCAATCTTTGGGTGTGGTGGTGATAGAGATATTGGTAAACGCCCGATGATGGCGGACATAGCTGAAAGGCTGGCCGATCACGCGATTTTAACGGATGACAACCCAAGAAGTGAGTCCCCTGAAATAATCGTTAAGCATATGCTCGGTGGCATGAAGCAGCCAGATAGGGTGGTGATTAAGCATGATAGGTTTGATGCTTGCTCGTATGCTCTGCGCAATGCATCTGAAAATGACATTATTTTATTAGCAGGCAAAGGGCACGAAGATTACCAAGTATTGGCTGACAAAACGGTGCACTATTCGGATAGGGAAACCGCAGAACAATTATTAGGAATCATGGGATGA
- a CDS encoding UDP-N-acetylmuramoyl-tripeptide--D-alanyl-D-alanine ligase yields MISFYLSQASQILEGTLKGEDVQIHSVSTDTRTIEESALFIAIVGERFDAHDFCQQAIDKGAKALLVERELPIDIPQIIVEDTTKALGALGSWVHEQSESLTLALTGSCGKTTVKEMLSAVLRQKGHVLATLGNFNNEFGVPLTLLRSEKKNDYAVIELGANHIGEISYTTRIVKPKIALVNNVAAAHLEGFGSMDGVKQAKGEIFQGLSSNDIAVVNKDSNGLEFWGETLNDKQVVTFSASDYSADFFAKDIEISEEGLPSFTLCTPLGNAPVSLTLVGEHNVANAVAAAALGQNAGATLTEIQFGLANMTNVSGRVEVIKLNEHVRLIDDSYNASVPAMKAAADLLNHYDGVRWLILGFMAELGDESLELHREVGQHSAPFNFEYVLTYGDDTKVISEECGGQHFDSHDAMIQFIKQQLETQQNQMHTLLVKGANSAGMSKVVAALKEIQ; encoded by the coding sequence ATGATCAGTTTTTACCTTTCTCAAGCAAGTCAAATTCTTGAAGGGACGTTGAAGGGAGAGGATGTTCAGATACATTCTGTCTCAACGGACACTCGCACCATTGAGGAATCAGCCTTGTTTATCGCAATCGTGGGTGAGCGATTTGATGCCCATGATTTTTGCCAGCAAGCGATAGACAAAGGGGCAAAAGCGCTTTTAGTTGAGCGCGAACTTCCCATCGACATACCGCAAATAATTGTTGAAGACACAACAAAAGCACTTGGCGCGCTTGGTTCTTGGGTGCACGAACAAAGCGAAAGCTTAACCTTAGCTCTAACAGGAAGCTGCGGAAAGACGACAGTGAAAGAAATGTTGAGTGCAGTCTTGCGTCAAAAAGGTCACGTATTGGCAACGCTTGGCAACTTTAACAATGAGTTTGGTGTGCCACTAACATTGCTTCGCTCAGAAAAGAAAAACGACTATGCCGTTATTGAGCTGGGGGCTAATCATATTGGAGAGATTTCCTACACGACTCGCATAGTGAAGCCCAAAATAGCGCTAGTAAACAATGTGGCGGCTGCGCACCTTGAAGGTTTTGGCTCGATGGACGGAGTAAAACAAGCGAAAGGTGAAATATTTCAAGGGTTGTCCAGTAACGATATTGCTGTTGTAAATAAAGACAGTAATGGCTTGGAATTTTGGGGGGAAACGTTAAACGATAAGCAAGTCGTTACGTTTTCTGCTTCAGATTACAGTGCTGATTTTTTCGCAAAAGATATTGAAATCTCAGAAGAAGGGCTTCCCTCTTTTACACTTTGTACCCCGCTTGGCAATGCACCAGTGAGTTTAACCTTAGTTGGTGAGCACAATGTTGCTAACGCTGTTGCGGCAGCTGCGCTTGGACAAAACGCTGGCGCTACGCTGACAGAAATACAATTTGGTCTGGCTAACATGACAAATGTTTCGGGTCGGGTAGAAGTGATCAAGCTCAATGAACATGTTCGCCTTATCGATGATAGTTACAATGCCAGTGTTCCTGCGATGAAAGCCGCTGCTGATCTACTGAATCATTACGACGGCGTGCGCTGGTTAATTTTGGGCTTCATGGCGGAATTAGGTGACGAAAGCCTTGAACTTCATCGTGAAGTCGGACAACATTCGGCACCATTTAATTTTGAATATGTGTTGACCTACGGGGACGACACAAAAGTGATCAGCGAAGAATGTGGTGGGCAACATTTTGATTCTCACGACGCGATGATCCAATTTATTAAGCAGCAGCTAGAAACACAACAAAATCAAATGCACACACTTTTGGTCAAAGGGGCGAATAGCGCCGGAATGAGCAAAGTAGTCGCTGCTTTGAAGGAGATTCAATAA
- the rsmH gene encoding 16S rRNA (cytosine(1402)-N(4))-methyltransferase RsmH → MTETFQHISVLLNESIDGLAIKPDGIYIDGTFGRGGHSRTILSKLGENGRLFSIDRDPTAIAEAQKIDDPRFTIVHGPFSGIAEYAERYDLVGKVDGVLLDLGVSSPQLDDAERGFSFMKDGPLDMRMDPTSGMPVSEWLKEAELDDITWVIREFGEDKHARRIAKAIVAYRENEENEPMTRTGQLAKLISDAAPKNFKEKKHPATRSFQAFRIYINSELEEIDTALKGAAEILAAEGRLSVISFHSLEDRMVKRFMRKESKGPEVPHGIPMTEDQIKALGSARMKTLSKAIKPSKQEVDENTRSRSSVLRIAEKL, encoded by the coding sequence ATGACAGAAACTTTTCAGCACATTTCCGTTTTACTAAATGAATCCATTGATGGGTTGGCAATTAAACCCGACGGCATTTATATAGACGGCACTTTTGGTCGTGGTGGTCATAGCCGAACCATTCTTTCTAAGTTGGGAGAAAACGGTCGCTTATTCAGTATCGATCGCGATCCGACGGCGATTGCTGAAGCCCAAAAAATTGATGATCCTCGTTTTACTATTGTTCATGGTCCATTTTCGGGTATTGCAGAATACGCCGAGCGCTATGATCTTGTGGGCAAAGTTGATGGCGTGCTTCTTGACCTTGGTGTTTCATCCCCACAATTAGATGACGCTGAACGTGGATTCAGTTTCATGAAAGATGGTCCATTGGACATGAGAATGGATCCGACGTCAGGTATGCCGGTTTCTGAGTGGCTAAAAGAAGCCGAATTAGATGACATTACGTGGGTCATTCGTGAATTTGGTGAAGATAAGCACGCAAGACGAATTGCTAAAGCCATTGTCGCCTATCGTGAAAATGAAGAAAACGAGCCAATGACACGTACAGGTCAGCTCGCTAAGTTGATTTCAGATGCAGCCCCAAAAAATTTCAAAGAGAAAAAGCATCCAGCGACTCGTAGTTTTCAAGCATTTCGAATTTACATCAATAGTGAATTGGAAGAGATCGATACCGCTTTGAAAGGGGCAGCTGAGATTTTAGCGGCAGAAGGACGTCTTTCTGTCATCAGTTTTCATTCTCTCGAAGATCGCATGGTTAAGCGTTTCATGCGAAAAGAGAGTAAAGGACCTGAAGTGCCTCATGGTATCCCAATGACGGAAGATCAAATTAAGGCATTGGGCAGCGCGCGAATGAAAACGCTCAGTAAAGCCATCAAACCTTCGAAACAAGAAGTGGATGAAAATACGCGTTCACGCAGTTCAGTGTTAAGGATTGCGGAAAAACTCTAA